One Lagopus muta isolate bLagMut1 chromosome 10, bLagMut1 primary, whole genome shotgun sequence DNA segment encodes these proteins:
- the BBS4 gene encoding Bardet-Biedl syndrome 4 protein isoform X2, translating to MAEPQAGPVSSSAAVAGPPKPHPKRVPEIPMLERRNWFIYLLYVRREYDECKAVIKEQLQESHGRCEYAVYVQALIFRLEGKIQESLELFQTCSILNPRSADNLKQVARSLFLLGKHKAAIEVYNEAAKLDEKDWEISHNLGVCYMYLKHFNKARDQLNNALEMNRHDLTYMMLGKIHLLEGETEKAIEVYKKAIEFSPENTELLTKLGLIYLQLGDYQKAFEHLGKALTYDQGNYKATLAAGSMMQAHGDYDVALSKYRAVASSMPESPPLWNNIGMCFFGKKKYVAAISCLKRANYLAPFDWKILYNLGLVHLTMQQYASAFHFLSAAINFQPKMGELYMLLAVALTNLEDIENAKRSYEQAVALDRCNPLVNLNYAVLLYNHGDKQGALCQYQEMEKKVVALKESSTLDFDPEMVEVAQKMGTALQVGESQVWTRPAKESKSKQRAAPSGKPLGSNQALGQAMSSAAGYGKSMQLPSGAGASTPLAKPPSLPLEPEPGPQVTSAPAEAEEQRQEKHKSCQAAE from the exons GCTGTCATCaaagagcagctccaggagTCCCATGGGAGGTGTGAATATGCTGTCTACGTTCAAG CTTTGATATTTCGCTTGGAGGGGAAAATTCAAGAATCTCTTGAACTGTTTCAGACATGTTCCATTCTGAACCCTCGAAGTGCTGACAACCTGAAGCAGGTGGCGCGATCGCT GTTTCTTCTGGGGAAACACAAGGCTGCCATTGAGGTGTACAACGAAGCAGCTAAACTTGATGAAAAGGACTGG GAGATCAGCCACAACCTGGGCGTGTGCTACATGTACCTGAAACATTTCAACAAG GCACGAGACCAGCTAAACAATGCCCTGGAGATGAACAGACATGATCTGACTTACATGATGCTGGGAAAAATTCACCTCTTGGAGGGGGAGACTGAGAAAGCCATTGAAGTCTATAAGAAAGCAATAGA attttctccagaaaatacGGAGCTCCTTACGAAACTGGGGTTAATTTACTTGCAG CTTGGCGATTACCAGAAGGCTTTTGAACACCTTGGAAAGGCGCTCACTTACGACCAGGGCAACTACAAG GCTACGTTGGCAGCTGGCAGCATGATGCAGGCCCACGGAGATTATGACGTTGCACTGTCCAAATACAGGGCAGTGGCCAGCAGCATGCCTGAAAGCCCTCCCTTGTGGAACAACATTGGGATGTGCTTCTTTGGCAAGAAGAAATACGTCGCT GCTATCAGTTGCTTGAAGCGGGCGAACTACCTGGCTCCTTTTGACTGGAAGATTCTGTACAATTTGGGCTTAGTCCACCTCACAATGCAGCAGTACGCATCTGCTTTCCACTTCCTCAGTGCTGCCATCAACTTCCAGCCCAAGATGGGAGAGCTGTATATGCTCCTTGCAG TTGCTCTGACAAACCTTGAAGACATTGAGAATGCAAAACGTTCCTATGAGCAAGCTGTGGCATTGGACAG gtgcAATCCCCTCGTCAACCTGAACTATGCCGTGCTGCTGTATAACCACGGCGACAAGCAGGGGGCCCTCTGCCAGTAccaggagatggagaagaaggTCGTTGCACTGAAGGAGAGCAGCACTCTGGATTTTGACCCCGAG ATGGTGGAGGTTGCCCAAAAGATGGGAACTGCCCTGCAGGTCGGGGAGAGCCAAGTCTGGACAAGGCCTGCTAAAGAGTCTAAATCCAAGCAGCGAGCTGCTCCGTCAGGGAAGCCATTGGGCTCCAACCAGGCCTTGGGTCAAGCCATGTCCTCAGCTGCTGGCTATGGGAAAAGCATGCAGCTTCCATCAG GTGCCGGAGCATCCACTCCCCTCGCAAAGCCTCCCTCACTGCCCCTGGAACCAGAGCCAGGCCCACAGGTGACCTCAGCGCCAGCAGAGGCCGAGGAGCAGCGGCAGGAGAAGCACAAGAGCTGTCAGGCCGCAGAGTAG
- the BBS4 gene encoding Bardet-Biedl syndrome 4 protein isoform X3, giving the protein MYLKHFNKARDQLNNALEMNRHDLTYMMLGKIHLLEGETEKAIEVYKKAIEFSPENTELLTKLGLIYLQLGDYQKAFEHLGKALTYDQGNYKATLAAGSMMQAHGDYDVALSKYRAVASSMPESPPLWNNIGMCFFGKKKYVAAISCLKRANYLAPFDWKILYNLGLVHLTMQQYASAFHFLSAAINFQPKMGELYMLLAVALTNLEDIENAKRSYEQAVALDRCNPLVNLNYAVLLYNHGDKQGALCQYQEMEKKVVALKESSTLDFDPEMVEVAQKMGTALQVGESQVWTRPAKESKSKQRAAPSGKPLGSNQALGQAMSSAAGYGKSMQLPSGAGASTPLAKPPSLPLEPEPGPQVTSAPAEAEEQRQEKHKSCQAAE; this is encoded by the exons ATGTACCTGAAACATTTCAACAAG GCACGAGACCAGCTAAACAATGCCCTGGAGATGAACAGACATGATCTGACTTACATGATGCTGGGAAAAATTCACCTCTTGGAGGGGGAGACTGAGAAAGCCATTGAAGTCTATAAGAAAGCAATAGA attttctccagaaaatacGGAGCTCCTTACGAAACTGGGGTTAATTTACTTGCAG CTTGGCGATTACCAGAAGGCTTTTGAACACCTTGGAAAGGCGCTCACTTACGACCAGGGCAACTACAAG GCTACGTTGGCAGCTGGCAGCATGATGCAGGCCCACGGAGATTATGACGTTGCACTGTCCAAATACAGGGCAGTGGCCAGCAGCATGCCTGAAAGCCCTCCCTTGTGGAACAACATTGGGATGTGCTTCTTTGGCAAGAAGAAATACGTCGCT GCTATCAGTTGCTTGAAGCGGGCGAACTACCTGGCTCCTTTTGACTGGAAGATTCTGTACAATTTGGGCTTAGTCCACCTCACAATGCAGCAGTACGCATCTGCTTTCCACTTCCTCAGTGCTGCCATCAACTTCCAGCCCAAGATGGGAGAGCTGTATATGCTCCTTGCAG TTGCTCTGACAAACCTTGAAGACATTGAGAATGCAAAACGTTCCTATGAGCAAGCTGTGGCATTGGACAG gtgcAATCCCCTCGTCAACCTGAACTATGCCGTGCTGCTGTATAACCACGGCGACAAGCAGGGGGCCCTCTGCCAGTAccaggagatggagaagaaggTCGTTGCACTGAAGGAGAGCAGCACTCTGGATTTTGACCCCGAG ATGGTGGAGGTTGCCCAAAAGATGGGAACTGCCCTGCAGGTCGGGGAGAGCCAAGTCTGGACAAGGCCTGCTAAAGAGTCTAAATCCAAGCAGCGAGCTGCTCCGTCAGGGAAGCCATTGGGCTCCAACCAGGCCTTGGGTCAAGCCATGTCCTCAGCTGCTGGCTATGGGAAAAGCATGCAGCTTCCATCAG GTGCCGGAGCATCCACTCCCCTCGCAAAGCCTCCCTCACTGCCCCTGGAACCAGAGCCAGGCCCACAGGTGACCTCAGCGCCAGCAGAGGCCGAGGAGCAGCGGCAGGAGAAGCACAAGAGCTGTCAGGCCGCAGAGTAG